One Choloepus didactylus isolate mChoDid1 chromosome 8, mChoDid1.pri, whole genome shotgun sequence DNA window includes the following coding sequences:
- the LOC119542157 gene encoding presenilins-associated rhomboid-like protein, mitochondrial codes for MAWRGWTQRGWGCGHAWALPVGGRSCEDLTAALASPRLLGRRFNFFIQQKCGFRKAPRKAEPRRSDTGTSGEAYKRSALIPPVEETVFYPSPYPIRTLVKPFFFTVGFTGCAFGSAAIWQYESLKSRVQSYFDGIKADWLDSIRSQKEGDFRKEINKWWNNLSDGQRTVTGIIAANVFVFCLWRIPSLQRTMIKYFTSNPASKVLCSPMLLSTFSHFSLFHMAANMYVLWSFSSSIVNILGQEQFMAVYLSAGVVFTLP; via the coding sequence ATGGCGTGGCGAGGCTGGACACAGAGAGGCTGGGGTTGTGGCCATGCGTGGGCTCTGCCGGTGGGCGGCCGCAGCTGCGAGGACCTCACTGCGGCCTTGGCCTCGCCGCGGCTGCTTGGACGCAGGTTTAACTTTTTTATTCAGCAAAAATGTGGATTCAGAAAAGCACCCAGGAAGGCTGAACCTCGAAGATCAGACACAGGGACAAGTGGTGAAGCATACAAGAGAAGTGCTTTGATTCCTCCTGTAGAAGAAACAGTCTTTTATCCTTCTCCCTATCCCATAAGGACTCTTGTAAAGCCTTTCTTCTTTACTGTTGGGTTTACAGGCTGTGCATTTGGATCAGCTGCTATTTGGCAATATGAATCACTTAAATCCAGGGTCCAGAGCTATTTTGATGGTATAAAAGCTGATTGGTTGGATAGCATAAGATCACAAAAGGAAGGAGACTTCAGAAAGGAGATTAACAAGTGGTGGAATAACCTAAGTGATGGCCAGCGGACTGTGACAGGTATTATAGCTGCGAATGTCTTTGTATTCTGTTTATGGAGAATCCCTTCTCTACAGCGAACAATGATCAAATATTTCACATCCAATCCAGCCTCAAAGGTCCTTTGTTCTCCAATGTTGCTGTCAACATTTAGTCATTTCTCTTTGTTTCACATGGCTGCAAACATGTATGTTCTGTGGAGCTTCTCCTCCAGCATAGTGAATATTCTGGGTCAAGAACAGTTCATGGCCGTGTATTTATCTGCAGGTGTCGTGTTCACCCTACCATAA